The nucleotide sequence atatcaactgtTGATCTGTAAATTTTAAAGCATCTGTACATTATTTTtctgtatggttaaaaaaaaaaatcagttttgggCATTTCAAAAAATTTCAATTtcgtatgatttaaaaaaaaataattaaatttaaaatagattttgtttttgctttttgtgAAACATATTTTTAATAAGATGCATCTGGAGTAATCATCTATTGAAAAGatggttttctatttaagatacattcaaattttagtttattcagcatgaaatggagcttaggtgtgtagcatgaggctgtatattatgcaatatttacattttgttggtaaactcattcaatgaatccaaactGAGATAACAAAATGACACATAAGGATTATAAAAACAGAATCATCTCTTGAAGATACAGATATAAAAAGGACCTCAATGACCTGAAGACCACGCCCACCTCTAATGGATAAAGCACCTCCAGGTAGAGAAAGGTTTGCTCTGGTCAGATTTAAAGATGAAGCCTACAAAGCAACACCTTCCACATTTCTCGCCTAGGTGAAAATAATGCCGGGGGCCCCTACTGCCCTTTGTGGCACCCCGGCGCACAGATATCTAGCAGAGCTTTGGGTGCCGACGGCCCAGCAACACATCCGTACACATGAGAGTTTCCCCGGACAGCAAAGACACACATTCCCATCTGGGCGCACGGCCGACCCAACCTTCCCATCTGGGCGCACGGCAGACCCAACCTTCCCATCTGGGCGCACGGCAGACCCAACCTTCCCATCTGGGCGCACGGCAGACCCAACCTTCCCATCTGGGCGCACGGCAGACCCAACCTTCCCATCTGGGCGCACGGCCGACCCAACCTTCCCATCTGGGCGCACGGCAGACCCAACCTTCCCATCTGGGCGCACGGCAGACCCAACCTTCCCATCTGGGCGCACGGCAGACCCAACCTTCCCATCTGGGCGCACGGTAGACCCAACCTTCCCATCTGGGCGCACGGTAGACCCAACCTTCCCATCTGGGCGCACGGTAGACCCAACCTTCCCATCTGGACGCACGGTAGACCCAACCTTCCCATCTGGGCGCACGGTAGACCCAACCTTCCCATCTGGGCGCACGGTAGACCCAACCTTCCCATCTGGGCGCACGGCAGACCCAACCTTCCCATCTGGGCGCACGGCAGACCCAACCTTCCCATCTGGGCGCACGGCAGACCCAACCTTCCCACCTGGGTGCACGGTATACCCAACATGCCCAACTGGGCACACAGTATGCCCACCTGGGCGCACAGTATACCCAACATACCCGTGAGGGTACATTATATAACACTCCCATCTGGGTGAACTGAATACCCAACATTCCCATCTGGGTATATTGTAAAAAGAGTGGGTGAATTTCCCAAAACAGGGACATGGACCGAAGtacaaacctgacaggggttccaaTACctctccattaaaaaaaaaaaaaaaaagaagaagctagTGCTCCCATTGGAAAGTTTCTGTATACCCGACACGCCCACCTGGCCCCTTTTTAATATTCATCTGATCCATTTACTGCACAGAACAGACATCACTAATACGCAAACATGGCCGAATTCTAAATAACCATTTGCACGTGGAGGCCGCATTCTGCTGTAACAAAAAAATTGAAGTGGAAGGAGGTGGAGGGACTCACCGAGGACGACATAGACGATGTTGAAGGCGAATATGTAGATTGTCAGAAGGGACAAGGACAGGATGAAGAGGTAGAAGTATCGGTAATTCCTCTTTCCAACGCAGTTCCCCACCCATGGACAATGATGGTCAAAACGCTCTGCGGAGACACCGAACACAAACATAGattacaggaggaaaaaaaaaaaaaaaaaaatctaaactgtAGACCCAACATTCTCATCTGTGTACATACATCCAACACGTCCATTTTTGGTACATTGTATACCCAACCCTGTGCACTCAACCCTCCCAACTGAGTAACCTGCGTACACAACCTTCccatttgggtacattgttgACCCAACACTCCTCTTTTGGTCAACTAGACCCAACACTCCTCTTTCGGTCAACTAGACCCAACACTCCTCTTTCGGTCAACTAGACCCAACACTCCTATTTTGGTCAACTAGACCCAACACTCCTATTTTGGTCAACTAGACCCAACATTCCTATTTTGGTCAACTAGACCCAACACTCCTCTTTCGGTCAACTAGACCCAACACTCCTCTTTCGGTCAACTAGACCCAACACTCCTCTTTCGGTCAACTAGACCCAACATTCTAAACTGTGTACATAATACACCTAACATGTCCATTTGGGTACATTGTAGACCGAACATTCTATTTTTGGTACATTGTATACCCAACAGTCCCATTTGGATACATTGTATACCCAACATTGCATTTGGGTACAGCGGTTTCTAGTCACTCACCCACACAGTTATCACAT is from Rana temporaria chromosome 9, aRanTem1.1, whole genome shotgun sequence and encodes:
- the LOC120914622 gene encoding palmitoyltransferase ZDHHC9-like, which encodes MSVMTVRKKVTRKWEKLPGKNSFCCDGRVMMARQKGIFYLTLILIMGTCALFFAFEEECPCRIRNVQINNQIVKLKYCYTCKIFRPPRASHCSICDNCVERFDHHCPWVGNCVGKRNYRYFYLFILSLSLLTIYIFAFNIVYVVLGGKVGSAVRPDGKVGSAVRPDGKVGSAVRPDGKVGSTVRPDGKVGSTVRPDGKVGSTVRPDGKVGSTVRPDGKVGSTVRPDGKVGSTVRPDGKVGSAVRPDGKVGSAVRPDGKVGSAVRPDGKVGSAVRPDGKVGSAVRPDGKVGSAVRPDGKVGSAVRPDGKVGSAVRPDGKIKGSWTGKNRVQNPYSYGNLMKNCCEVLCGPVQPSVLDRRGILQEPLSLPGQSENGAPLQDSVAAVPLMPTEAEQTEPPVGPTEPNAVEMTVQIPKDPEGSPDKEK